One window of the Archaeoglobus sulfaticallidus PM70-1 genome contains the following:
- a CDS encoding cobalamin biosynthesis protein gives MKIALLCFERDAEKLKEIKRFLEKKYDVDTVIYKKHVWEDLTDYDCVVAYMPSGIVVRGICPYLKSKWTDPAVVVLDKPLMHAIPVLGGHHGGNEIAKYLETFGMKAIITTAMEFSHGLSVGVGFRKSVKADEIILAIRNTLKEINAEMEDVRVLSTIEDKKGSVILEVADELKKPIIFVKRDELNSMDVQETKAKIIGVKNVAEACAIYSSSSGELLLPKRVYGGVTVAIAR, from the coding sequence ATGAAGATAGCTCTCCTCTGCTTTGAGAGAGATGCTGAAAAGCTCAAAGAGATAAAACGATTTCTTGAGAAGAAATACGATGTCGATACGGTGATCTACAAAAAGCATGTCTGGGAAGATCTTACTGACTATGACTGCGTAGTCGCTTACATGCCCTCGGGCATAGTTGTGAGGGGCATATGCCCGTACCTGAAGTCCAAGTGGACTGATCCTGCAGTTGTGGTTCTCGACAAGCCGCTGATGCATGCCATCCCGGTACTCGGTGGTCACCATGGTGGCAACGAGATCGCGAAGTACCTCGAGACATTTGGTATGAAAGCGATAATAACGACCGCGATGGAGTTCTCTCACGGATTAAGCGTTGGAGTTGGGTTCAGAAAGAGTGTTAAAGCTGATGAGATAATTCTGGCAATTCGAAATACTCTGAAAGAGATTAATGCTGAAATGGAGGATGTAAGAGTTTTATCCACGATCGAGGACAAAAAGGGCAGTGTGATACTCGAGGTTGCAGATGAACTCAAGAAACCGATAATTTTCGTTAAAAGAGATGAGCTGAACTCAATGGATGTTCAAGAGACTAAAGCAAAGATTATTGGTGTGAAGAATGTTGCCGAAGCTTGTGCAATATACTCCTCGAGCTCCGGAGAGCTTTTGCTGCCCAAGAGGGTTTACGGGGGTGTGACCGTTGCAATCGCGAGGTAA
- a CDS encoding cobalt-precorrin-4/precorrin-4 C(11)-methyltransferase: MSNKVYFIGFGPGDPELLTVKAFNLLKKADLIIYPGSIIEEESLSQFKGEKISSYGLTLEEIVDIIEKALNEGKLVVRVQSGDPSIYGAIAEQINELKSRGIDVEVIPGVSSVFASSASLGIELTAGCNGVAILRPKGRTLEEDYLEEVAKLPLTIVILLGVAKIDYIVEKVGKIRGFDEPCAVVYHASREDEIKIISSLRNIAEDVRKLGIRRTATIIIGKAVKGSAERSYLYGCFAEGVKG, translated from the coding sequence ATGTCAAATAAAGTTTACTTTATTGGGTTTGGCCCCGGAGATCCGGAGTTGCTGACAGTTAAGGCGTTCAATCTGCTTAAGAAAGCAGATTTAATAATCTATCCTGGATCCATCATCGAAGAGGAGTCCCTTTCTCAGTTTAAGGGTGAAAAGATCAGCAGCTATGGCTTAACTCTGGAAGAGATCGTTGACATTATTGAAAAAGCCTTAAACGAAGGTAAACTTGTTGTTAGAGTTCAGAGTGGGGACCCTTCAATATATGGCGCGATTGCCGAACAGATCAATGAGCTGAAGTCGAGGGGGATTGATGTTGAAGTAATTCCTGGAGTCAGCAGTGTTTTTGCATCATCAGCATCTCTTGGAATTGAGCTGACAGCTGGTTGCAATGGGGTTGCAATTCTGAGGCCAAAAGGGAGGACTCTCGAAGAGGATTACCTCGAAGAGGTTGCAAAGCTTCCGCTAACAATTGTCATTCTTTTAGGTGTTGCCAAGATAGACTACATTGTCGAAAAAGTTGGAAAAATCAGGGGTTTTGATGAGCCATGTGCTGTAGTGTATCATGCCTCGAGAGAGGATGAGATCAAGATAATATCCAGCCTCAGAAACATCGCTGAAGATGTGAGAAAGCTTGGAATAAGAAGGACTGCAACCATAATTATTGGCAAAGCTGTTAAAGGTTCAGCAGAGAGGTCATATCTGTACGGTTGCTTTGCTGAAGGAGTGAAAGGATGA